Proteins from one Bradyrhizobium amphicarpaeae genomic window:
- a CDS encoding 4Fe-4S dicluster domain-containing protein — MPLASYQTSVPVVVDDAKCIADKGCTVCVDVCPLDVLRISDITNKAYMAYDECWYCMPCEADCPTGAVTVNIPYLLR, encoded by the coding sequence ATGCCTCTCGCATCCTATCAGACATCGGTCCCGGTGGTCGTCGACGACGCCAAATGCATCGCCGACAAGGGCTGCACCGTGTGCGTCGACGTTTGCCCGCTCGACGTGCTCCGCATCAGCGACATAACCAACAAGGCCTACATGGCCTATGACGAATGCTGGTATTGCATGCCCTGCGAGGCTGATTGCCCGACCGGCGCCGTCACCGTCAACATTCCCTATCTGTTGAGGTGA
- a CDS encoding HEAT repeat domain-containing protein yields MSSPFESYDDLEDADERLQAADPAERRVAIIALGHSGDPAAVAHLANLVSDPDAGVRQQVAMALGEFDGPEAASALVKLLVDPERIVASAAADSLAEFKDPACAEIILPLVKHAHAFVRMGALRALKELRRKDTLKPALEALQDGDAAVRVQAIGVIGFLKLEESIPALTALIHDPDAHVRRAAVSALAFSQMKPAAETITRALKDSDWMVREMAAETLGLNVNGSLAADQLIASLADEFWQVRLKAIRSLGKMKLERALRPIGNCINHEQANLRKEAAAALGEIAAPEGEAYLVVIANDPDPDVRKNARWALQQIAARKGKAGA; encoded by the coding sequence ATGTCGAGCCCGTTCGAATCCTACGACGATCTCGAAGATGCCGACGAACGGTTGCAGGCTGCAGATCCGGCCGAGCGGCGCGTCGCCATCATCGCGCTCGGCCATTCCGGCGACCCGGCCGCCGTCGCCCATCTCGCCAACCTGGTGTCGGATCCCGACGCGGGCGTGCGCCAGCAGGTCGCGATGGCGCTGGGCGAGTTCGACGGGCCGGAGGCGGCAAGTGCTCTGGTCAAGCTGCTGGTCGATCCCGAGCGGATCGTGGCGTCGGCCGCAGCCGACAGTCTGGCCGAATTCAAGGACCCCGCCTGCGCCGAGATCATCCTGCCGCTGGTCAAGCATGCCCACGCCTTCGTTCGCATGGGCGCGCTGCGCGCGCTCAAGGAGTTGCGCCGCAAGGACACGCTGAAGCCCGCGCTGGAAGCGCTCCAGGACGGTGACGCGGCCGTCCGCGTGCAGGCGATCGGCGTCATCGGTTTCCTCAAGCTCGAAGAGTCGATCCCGGCGCTGACCGCGCTGATCCACGATCCCGACGCCCATGTGCGCCGCGCCGCGGTGAGCGCGCTTGCCTTCTCGCAGATGAAGCCGGCGGCCGAGACGATCACCCGCGCCCTCAAGGACAGCGACTGGATGGTCCGGGAGATGGCAGCCGAGACGCTGGGGCTCAACGTCAACGGTTCGCTCGCTGCCGATCAGCTCATCGCCTCACTGGCCGACGAATTCTGGCAGGTGCGGCTCAAGGCGATCCGCAGCCTCGGCAAGATGAAGCTCGAGCGCGCCTTGCGCCCGATCGGCAATTGCATCAACCACGAGCAGGCGAACTTGCGGAAGGAGGCGGCTGCCGCGCTCGGCGAGATCGCCGCCCCCGAGGGCGAGGCCTACCTTGTCGTGATCGCCAACGATCCCGATCCCGACGTGCGCAAGAACGCCCGCTGGGCGCTCCAGCAGATCGCCGCGCGAAAGGGAAAGGCGGGAGCGTAG
- a CDS encoding amidase: MTKLVNSARGIAADVAAGRTNAVETAKAALARIEAAKALNAVVTVDPARTLADAAAVDDRVRAGETMPLAGVPVVVKDNIWVAGWRVTQGSRLFADFVAPEDAMAIERLRRAGAVVVGIGATSEFACKGVTTSQLYGPTHHPLDPALTPGGSSGGPAAAVAAGLVPLAIGTDAGGSSRRPPAHVGVTGFKPSYGAIPYGPGFAEPFFGLSVIAPIASEVADIALAFEAMAGADPRDPDSAVIAPQAENIAGLRIAFSPRLGLDVAVDDIVADGLASTVDRLSAVGLRIMQRDPVWPAGATEDAIMPLQHAGLAALHGDAFRKDPSIFDPDVARQIERGLSWSGAEVAGALVASAAVASAFAAFLTEMDVLLTPTVPCVAWPLTQLGPDMIGGKPASPRGHAVFTPFVNHARLPAISIPCGADPRGLPFGLQIIARRGQDRTLLGAAQRIEDLLRK; the protein is encoded by the coding sequence ATGACAAAGCTGGTCAATAGCGCGCGCGGGATCGCGGCCGACGTTGCGGCCGGACGAACGAACGCGGTCGAGACCGCCAAGGCCGCGCTCGCGCGCATCGAGGCCGCCAAGGCGCTGAACGCCGTGGTCACGGTCGATCCCGCGCGCACGCTGGCCGATGCCGCGGCGGTCGACGATCGCGTGCGCGCCGGCGAGACCATGCCGCTCGCGGGCGTGCCCGTCGTCGTCAAGGACAACATCTGGGTCGCCGGCTGGCGTGTCACGCAGGGCTCGCGCCTGTTCGCCGATTTCGTCGCGCCCGAAGATGCGATGGCGATCGAGCGGCTGCGCAGGGCCGGTGCCGTCGTGGTCGGTATCGGCGCGACGTCGGAGTTCGCCTGCAAGGGCGTCACCACCTCACAGCTCTACGGGCCCACACACCACCCGCTCGATCCCGCGCTGACCCCGGGCGGCTCGTCCGGCGGTCCCGCCGCTGCCGTCGCAGCCGGCCTCGTGCCGCTCGCGATCGGCACCGATGCCGGCGGCTCCAGCCGCAGGCCGCCGGCTCATGTCGGCGTCACCGGCTTCAAGCCGTCCTACGGCGCGATTCCCTATGGACCCGGTTTTGCCGAGCCGTTCTTCGGCCTCTCCGTGATCGCACCGATCGCGTCTGAAGTCGCCGATATCGCATTGGCGTTCGAGGCCATGGCCGGCGCCGATCCGCGCGACCCCGATTCCGCCGTCATCGCACCGCAGGCTGAAAACATCGCCGGCTTGCGCATCGCGTTCTCGCCCCGTCTTGGCCTCGACGTCGCGGTCGACGACATCGTCGCCGACGGCCTCGCCTCCACCGTCGACCGCCTCTCCGCGGTAGGATTGCGCATCATGCAGCGCGATCCCGTCTGGCCGGCGGGCGCGACCGAAGACGCCATCATGCCGCTGCAGCACGCGGGCCTCGCTGCGCTCCATGGCGACGCGTTCCGCAAGGATCCCTCCATATTCGATCCTGACGTCGCCAGGCAGATCGAACGCGGCCTCTCCTGGTCGGGTGCAGAGGTTGCTGGAGCTCTGGTCGCGAGCGCCGCGGTCGCCAGTGCTTTCGCCGCCTTCCTCACCGAAATGGACGTGCTGCTGACCCCGACCGTCCCTTGCGTCGCTTGGCCGCTGACCCAGCTTGGGCCGGACATGATCGGCGGAAAGCCCGCGAGCCCACGGGGGCATGCGGTGTTTACTCCCTTCGTCAATCATGCCCGCCTGCCGGCGATCTCGATTCCATGCGGAGCGGATCCGCGCGGCCTTCCGTTCGGCCTGCAAATCATCGCCAGGCGCGGACAGGACCGGACGCTGCTTGGGGCCGCCCAACGGATCGAGGATTTGCTGCGGAAGTAA
- a CDS encoding MFS transporter gives MVDANSPVRPAPALLPALGAMTSLQALVALALFAPGVVAPRAHIEVWQLSMFSCAVFAVGIPASFWGGGFIARLGSLRIASLCAAAIMASMALASLGTTAALLAAGLCLGLAFGPETPASAALLSRLVTAERRAFVFSVRQTGNQIGAVCGSLVLPALAISLGPAWCYAAVGACALLAILLFERLRPTYVGKAVPPPELGLRARLALVTADRRIAMLALASMPFSAMQVSLNTVFVTLGTRELGLSHIEAGMALACAQAGGLVGRLGWGFVAMRLDASRGVLVAIGLGMAFCAALLGLEGASLGRSWQFAMAALFGLTASGWNGVFIAEIARLAPQDRIGEATGAVLTASYAGLLAAPALISILDAAASLGAAFVALACLALGGTLALIWGGHDKAGQ, from the coding sequence ATGGTAGACGCAAACAGTCCCGTTCGACCAGCGCCCGCTCTGCTGCCGGCCCTGGGGGCGATGACCTCGCTCCAGGCCCTGGTGGCGCTCGCGCTGTTCGCGCCGGGCGTGGTCGCGCCCCGCGCCCATATCGAGGTCTGGCAGCTCTCGATGTTCTCCTGCGCGGTGTTCGCCGTCGGCATTCCCGCCTCGTTCTGGGGCGGCGGTTTCATTGCGCGGCTGGGCTCGCTGCGGATCGCCAGCCTCTGCGCGGCGGCCATCATGGCCAGCATGGCGCTGGCCTCGCTCGGCACGACCGCGGCCCTGCTCGCTGCGGGCCTCTGTCTCGGCCTTGCCTTCGGGCCGGAGACGCCGGCCAGCGCGGCGCTGCTGTCGCGGCTCGTGACGGCCGAACGGCGGGCCTTCGTGTTCTCGGTGCGCCAGACCGGCAACCAGATTGGCGCCGTCTGCGGCTCGCTGGTGCTGCCTGCCCTTGCCATCTCGCTCGGACCTGCCTGGTGCTATGCAGCCGTGGGTGCCTGCGCACTGCTGGCGATCCTGCTGTTCGAGCGGCTGCGGCCTACCTACGTCGGCAAGGCCGTGCCTCCTCCGGAACTCGGTCTCCGTGCACGGCTCGCGCTCGTCACCGCGGACCGGCGCATTGCGATGCTGGCGCTGGCCTCGATGCCGTTCAGCGCGATGCAGGTGTCGCTCAACACGGTCTTCGTCACGCTCGGCACGCGTGAACTCGGCCTCAGCCATATCGAGGCCGGCATGGCGCTCGCCTGCGCGCAAGCCGGCGGCCTGGTCGGCCGGCTCGGCTGGGGCTTTGTCGCGATGCGGCTCGATGCCTCACGCGGCGTTCTGGTCGCTATCGGCCTCGGCATGGCCTTCTGCGCCGCGCTGCTTGGCCTTGAGGGCGCATCGCTCGGGCGCAGCTGGCAGTTCGCGATGGCCGCCCTGTTCGGCCTGACCGCGTCGGGCTGGAACGGCGTCTTCATCGCCGAGATCGCGCGCCTTGCGCCGCAGGACCGGATCGGCGAGGCCACCGGTGCGGTTCTGACCGCATCCTATGCGGGCCTGCTGGCTGCCCCGGCGCTGATCTCGATCCTGGACGCCGCGGCCAGCCTCGGCGCGGCCTTCGTCGCCCTCGCCTGCCTTGCGCTGGGCGGCACATTGGCGTTGATCTGGGGAGGCCATGACAAAGCTGGTCAATAG
- a CDS encoding hydroxyisourate hydrolase, whose protein sequence is MAGGISIHAVDVASGRPAQGLRVEIWRVDPDSLRIADGRLGANGVLDHLVAQGAGVTAGEYEVLFHLGEFFGDSDGFLTVAPFRFRIKHVNEHFHLPLKFTRWGYSLFRGA, encoded by the coding sequence GTGGCAGGCGGTATTTCCATTCATGCAGTCGATGTGGCGAGCGGCCGGCCGGCGCAGGGACTGCGCGTCGAGATCTGGCGGGTCGATCCGGACTCGCTGCGCATCGCCGACGGGCGGCTCGGGGCGAACGGCGTGCTCGATCATCTCGTCGCGCAAGGCGCAGGCGTGACGGCTGGCGAGTACGAGGTGCTGTTTCATCTTGGCGAGTTCTTCGGTGACAGCGACGGTTTCCTGACCGTGGCGCCGTTCCGCTTCCGCATCAAGCACGTCAATGAACATTTTCATCTGCCGCTGAAATTCACCCGCTGGGGCTATTCGCTGTTCCGCGGCGCCTGA
- a CDS encoding ABC transporter permease, with amino-acid sequence MAGRKRTLEAFSFELVMTLVAIIALILIIAPSLVVLIVSFTSGFSLKFPPPGYSLRWYAELWDAWQLHFAAKNSLIVALWATGLSVVLGVAAALAISRSQKLSARLLDSLFMSPLVLPALAFGLAALMLFSLVGLPVSPLTLVIGHTVVCVPYVVRNTVAALAQLEPTLLESSAVLGASRLYTFRRIVLPLIRPGIIAGAFIAFMSSFDNVPVSLFLRDAATDMLPIRMWQDLEGKLDVTIAALSGVLIIATVAMVAVMERVTGLSRRLTN; translated from the coding sequence ATGGCTGGCCGCAAGCGCACCCTCGAGGCCTTCAGCTTCGAGCTGGTCATGACATTGGTCGCGATCATCGCGCTGATCCTGATCATCGCGCCGTCGCTCGTCGTCCTGATCGTCTCTTTCACCAGCGGCTTCTCGCTGAAATTCCCGCCGCCGGGCTATTCGCTGCGCTGGTACGCCGAGCTCTGGGACGCCTGGCAGCTGCACTTCGCGGCGAAGAACAGCCTGATCGTAGCATTGTGGGCGACGGGCCTGTCCGTCGTGCTCGGCGTCGCCGCCGCGCTTGCGATCTCGCGCTCGCAGAAACTGTCGGCGCGGCTGCTCGATTCCCTCTTCATGTCGCCGCTGGTCCTGCCTGCGCTGGCTTTCGGCCTGGCCGCGCTGATGCTGTTTTCGCTGGTTGGCCTGCCGGTGTCGCCGCTGACGCTGGTGATCGGCCACACCGTGGTCTGCGTGCCCTATGTCGTGCGCAACACCGTCGCCGCGCTGGCCCAGCTGGAGCCGACCCTGCTCGAAAGCTCCGCGGTGCTGGGCGCAAGCCGCCTCTACACGTTCCGGCGCATCGTACTGCCGCTGATCCGGCCCGGCATCATCGCGGGCGCCTTCATCGCCTTCATGTCGTCGTTCGACAACGTGCCGGTCTCGTTGTTCCTGCGCGACGCCGCCACCGACATGCTGCCGATCCGGATGTGGCAGGATCTCGAGGGCAAGCTCGACGTCACCATCGCCGCGCTGTCGGGCGTCCTGATCATCGCGACCGTGGCGATGGTCGCGGTGATGGAGCGCGTCACGGGCCTGTCGCGGCGGCTGACCAACTGA